The Streptomyces lienomycini sequence CGACCCCCACCAGATCGCCGACCTGTCCAACGGCATCCAGAAGGCGTCCCTGGAGCAGCCTCGCGGTCTGCCCGTGCTCATCTCCACCGACCAGGAGCACGGCATAGTGGCCCGCGTGGGCGAGCCCGCCACCCTCTTCCCGGGCGCGATGGCCGTCGGGGCGGGCGGTTCGCGGTCCGACGCCCGCACCCTGGGCCGGATCGCGGGCGCCGAGCTGAACGCGCTGGGCATCCGCCAGGACTACTCCCCCGTCGCCGACGTCAACGTCAACCCGGCCAACCCCGTGATCGGCGTACGGTCCTTCGGGGCCGACCCGGACGCGGTGGCGGGGCTGGTGGCCGCCGAGGTGACGGGGTACCAGCGGTCCGGCGTCGCCGCGTGCGCCAAGCACTTCCCCGGGCACGGCGACACCGCCACCGACAGCCACACCGGCTTCCCGGTCATCACGCACAGCCGCGAGCAGTGGGAGGAGCTGGACGCGCCGCCCTTCCGCGCGGCGATCGCGGCCGGTATCGACGCCATCATGACCGCCCACCTGATGGTCCCGGCGCTCGACGACTCCGGCGACCCGGCCACCCTCTCCCGCCCCATCCTCACCGGCATCCTGCGCGAGGAGCTGGGCTTCGACGGGGTCGTGGTCACTGACTCCCTCGGCATGCAGGGCGTACGGACGAAGTACGGCGACGCGCGGGTGCCGGTGCTGGCGCTGAAGGCGGGCGTCGACCAGCTGCTCAACCCGCCGGACCTGCCGCTCGCCTGGAACGCCGTCCTGACGGCCGTGCAGGACGGCGAACTCACCGAGGCGCGGCTCGACGAATCGATCCTGCGCGTGCTGCGGCTGAAGGCGAAGCTGGGGCTGTTCCGGGACGCGTACACCAGCCGCCGGGACGTCGACCGGACCGTCGGCACCCGGGCGCACCTGGCCGCGGCCGACCGGATCGCCGAGCGGAGCACCACGCTGCTCGTCAACGAGGGGCGGCTGCTGCCGCTGTCGCGCCGCGAGCACCGCAGGCTGCTGGTGGTGGGCGCCGACCCGGCCTCGCCGTCGGGCACGACCGGGCCGCCCACCGGTGTGCTCGCGGGCGCGCTGACGGAACTGGGCTTCACGGCCACCGCCCTGTCCACCGGCACCGCGCCCTCCGCCGCCGTCGTCGACAGCGCCGTCGCGGCGGCCCGGGACGCCGACGCTGTGGTCGTCGCCACGTACAACGTGAGCGCGGGCAGCAGCCAGCGCACCCTGGTCACGCGGCTGCTGGAGACCGGGAAGCCGGTCGTCGCGGTCGCCGTCCGCAACCCGTACGACGTCGCCCAACTCCCCGGCGTCCCCGCCTTCCTCGCCGCCTACTCCTGGACCGACGTGGAGGTACGGGCGGCGGCCCGGGTGATCGCCGGGCGGGTGCGGCCGCGCGGGAAGCTGCCGGTGTCGGTGGTGCGCGCGGACGACCCGGACACGGTGCTCCTGCCGCTCGGGCACGGGCTGTCGTACCGGTCGTAGCCCGTCTCGGCCGGTCGTAGCGCGGCCCGCGACACGCGCCGGGGGCGCCCCGGCGCCCGGGCCCGAAGCCCCACGCGCGTCTGGCGTGCGCCCGCCCCGGCGGGTCACGCTGGACCGGGGAATCCGGGGGGCTGCGATGCGTGAGCGACGGGCTGCGGGGGTGCGGCGGATGCCTGCGGCGCCAACGTCGCAGGCCCTGCTGTACGCCCTCCTGGGCGCCGTGCTGTGCGGGCTGCTGTGCGGCGTGCTGATGACCGGCTGCCGGGGGCCGGGGGGCCGGGGCCCGGCGGCGAAATCCGCGGCGGGCTCGGCGGCCGGGGACCGGGCGACCGGGTACGGGGCGGTGTTCCTGGCGGTCGACGAGTGCAGTTCGTTCGGCACGGTCGGCTTCACCGAGGTGCCCTGCGGCGGCCAGCGGGCGGCGGCCCGTGTGGTGGCCCGGGAGGACGGCCGGGCGAGCAGCGGACCTCCGTGCCCCGCCACCACCGACTTCGTCCTGCACATCAGCGAGCGGCGGCCCTCCGCGGACGAGGACGGCGACGGGACCGTGCCCCGGGGGTACGCCTGTATGCGTAAGCTCCGGCCGCCGCATCCCGGCGACCCGGGCGGCGGGGGCGGACCACGCACCATCGTCGGCGACTGCGTCCACGACGTCGGCGGCGGCCGGGTGCGCGAGACCGCCTGCGACGGCGGGGGCGAGCGCACCCCGCAGTTCGAGGTGGTCGAGGCGGTCGCCGTCCGGGCGGACTGCCCCGCCTCGACCGGCCTGTACGTCCGGCTCGGCGGTGAACTCCCGGTGGGCTGCGCCCGGCCGCTGTGAGCGACCGGGCACAGTCACCGTGCCGGACGGGGATCCCCTACGGGCGCAGCGCCGGCTCGCGTTCGACGTCCCGCTTGTCCAGCCGGGCGTCGAACGTCGCCAGCGGCCTGGCCGCCGACGGGTTCTCCTGGACCTTGGCGGAGGCGACGCCCGCCCAGTCCAGGATGCGGGCGGTGGCGTAGGCCTTCTGGTCGGGCACCAGACCGGCCACGTTCGCGCCGTGGTTCATGCCGGGCGCGGTCATGACGTAGGAGTCGCGTGCGCCGTGACCGAGGCGGAAGCGCTCGGCGCCCCACGGGTCGTTCTCGCCGTAGACGAACAGCATCTGACGGGCGTGGTGCTTCACCCACGTGTCGACGTCCCGCATCGCCCACGGCTCGAACTTCATCGGGATCGAGCGGGGCACGAAGTTGCGCGGCGGCTGGTAGCCGTAGCGGATGTACTTCTTCTCGATGTGCGGGAAGTGGATGGTGGGGGCGCCCATCTGGGTGCCCGCCTGGTAGTAGTACGGCGTGTAGGTCTCCAGGCCCTGGTCGGTGTAGGCGGAGAAGCCGGAGATCGTGTCGACGGAGTCCCAGATCGCCTCGTCGGTGGCGTTCTTCGCGTCGGCGGGGATGTCCGCGCAGTCGGCGAGGGTGCTGTACTGCCAGAAGCCCCAGACGTAGTCGAGGACGACGGCCTCGTAGGCGCGGTCGAGGTTGCCGATGGTGTCGAAGGTGTAGCCGTTCTCGGCCGCGTACGCCGCGTACTTCTTCTCCAGCGGCGCCCGGCGCACCAGCGCCTCGCGCTGCACGCCGTTCAGCTTGTCGCGGCACTCCTCGGTGCCGACGCGGGCGAAGAAGCGGTCGTAGGCCGAGTCCTCCTTGTTCACCACGTCGTTGGGGGCGACGTAGGCGACGACGCCGTCCATGTCCCGCGGGTAGAAGCGCTCGTAGTAGGTGGCGGTCATGCCGCCCTTGGAGCCGCCGGTGGAGATCCAGTTCTTCTCGTAGAGCGGCTTCAGCGCCTTGAAGATGCGGTGCTGGTCGCTGGCGGCCTGCCAGATGTCCAGCTTGGACCAGTCGGCCGGAGCGGGCCGGGACGGCGTGAAGTAGCGGTACTCCATGGAGATCTGGTTGCCGTCCACGATCTGGGTCGGCTCGCGCCGGCTGGGGTTCGTGGAGACGTTGTAGCCGCCGGTGTAGAACACCGTCGGCCGGTTCACGTCCTTGTGCAGCACGGTGATCCGCTGCTGGAACGTGCCCTTGGACGGGTGCCGGTGGTCCACCGGCTGGGTGTAGTTGAGGACGAAGAAGCGGTAGCCGGTGTACGGCTTCTCCTCGATCAGGCTCATGCCCGGTATGGACAGCAGCCGGTCCTTGATGTCGACGGCCTTCGGCTCGGCGGCGGTGGCCGCGCCCGCCGTGCTGACGGTGCCGATGAGCACCACGAGCGCCAGCAGCCATCTGAGCGCCTTGCGCATGCACCCTCCCAGTGAAACGGATGTCCGCCGGAAGCTATCGGAGCAAGTCCCGGGAACACCAGGGTCAGCAGAGGATCCACCCGGAGCCGACGGAACTCCCGGACACCTTGCCGGTCACCCGCACGCAGCGTTTCCCGGCGTGCACGGTCACCGGTCCGGCCCGGTAGGCGAACCGGCCCGAGTCCACGACCGCCCGGCCGCCCCGGGCCTGCACGCTGACGGACATCTGCCGCTTGGTGCCCGGCTTCTTGGGGACGGTGACGGCGCAGACGGAGCCGCCGCGCCGGTGGACGAGGACGGAACCGGTGGCGAAGTGGAGGGTGCGGACCTTGCTGCCGGGGCACCCCGTGGCGGCCCGCGCCTCCTGCGGCGGCGCGACGGCGAGCAGCGCGGCGGCGCTCAGCACGGCCGTGCCGAGCGCCAGCCGACGGCGAGTTGCGGCACCGGCCAGGCCCACTGCGGTCCCCTCCGTCGGACGATCACTGACGTACAGGTGTACGGACGCACGACAGGTGTCGCACGGTTGCGCGAGCGCGTCAGTGCAGTGCGCCGACCGGCTCCTCCGGTTCGGCCGCGCCGACGAAGGTCCGCCACAGCCGCGCGTACCGCCCGTCGAGGGCCAGCAGTTCGTCGTGCGTGCCGTCCTCGGCGACCCGCCCGCCGTCCATGACGACGACCCGGTCCGCGCGGGCGGCCGTGGTCAGCCGGTGGGCGACGACGAGCGTCGTACGGCGTCCGGCTATGCGGTCGGTGGCCTGGTTGACCTGGGCCTCGGTGGCCAGGTCCAGGGCCGCCGTGGCCTCGTCGAGGAGCAGGACGTCGGGGTCGACCAGTTCGGCGCGGGCCAGCGCGATCAGCTGCCGCTGCCCGGCGGAGAGGTTGCGGCCCCGCTCGGCGACCTCGTGGAGGTAGCCGCCGGTGAGCGTGGCGATCATCTCGTGCGCGCCGACCGCCCGTGCCGCCGCCTCCACCTGGGCGTCGGTGGCGTCCGGACGGCCGTAGGCGATGGCGTCGCGGACGGTGCCGGGGAAGAGGTACGCCTCCTGCGGGACGACGCCCAGCCGGTGCCGGTAGGAGGTGAGGTCGAGGGCGCGCAGGTCCTGCCCGTCGACGGTGACCCGGCCGCCGGTCGGGTCGTAGAACCGGGCCACCAGCTTCACCAGGGTCGACTTGCCCGCGCCGGTCTCGCCGACGAACGCGACGGTCTGCCCGGCCGGGACGCGCAGGTCGATGCCGGTGAGGGCTTCCTCATCGTCCCCGTACTTGAAGTGCACGTCCTCGAACGCGATCTCGCCGCGCAGGGACGCCACGTCGCGCGGCTTCTCGGGGGCCTTGGTCGAGGTCGGCTCGCGCAGCAGTTCCTGGATGCGGCCCAGCGACACGGACGCCTGCTGGTAGCCGTCGAAGACCTGGGAGAGCTGCTGGACCGGTGCGAAGAACAGGTCGATGTAGAGCAGGTACGCCACCAGCGCGCCGGTCGTCAGCGTCGCGTCGTCGATCCGCGCGCCGCCCACGACCAGCACCGCCACGGCGGCGGCCGACGACAGCAGCTGCACGAACGGGAAGTAGACCGAGATCAGCCACTGTCCGCGGATGCGGGCCTGCCGGTAGCTGTCGCTGCGCTCGGCGAAGCGCCGCCCGCCGTCCCGCTCGCGCCGGAAGGCCTGCACGATCCTGAGGCCCGCCACCGACTCCTGGAGGTCGGCGTTGACCGTGGACACCCGCTCGCGGGCCAGTTCGTACGCCTTGACGCTGGCCTTGCGGAAGAAGTACGTGGCGATGATCAGCGGCGGCAGCGTCGCGAAGACGATCAGCGCGAGCTGCACGTCGATCACCAGCAGGGCGACCATGATGCCGAAGAAGGTGACGACCGAGACGAACGCGGTGACGAGTCCGGTCTGCAGGAACGTCGACAGCGCGTCCACGTCCGTCGTCATCCGGGTCATGATCCGGCCGGTCAGCTCGCGCTCGTAGTAGTCGAGGCCGAGCCGCTGGAGCTGGGCGAAGATCTTCAGCCGGAGCGAGTACAGGATCCGCTCCCCGGTCCGGCCGGTCATGCGGATCTCGCCGGTCTGCGCCGTCCACTGGGCGAGTACGGCGACCAGGCCGAGCAGCGCGGACGCCCAGACCGCGCCGAGGGCGGCCCGGGTGACGCCGTCGTCGATGCCGTGCCGGATCAGCACCGGCAGCAGCAGGCCCATGCCCGCGTCCACGGCCACCAGGGCGAGGCTGATCAGCAGCGGCGCGCGGAAACCGCGCAGCAGGCGGCGCAGACCGTACGACGCCTCGGGCCGCACCGCCTGCTCCTCGTCGATGTCCGGAGTGCCGTTCGCCGGGGGCAGCGCGTCGACCTGGGCGAGCAGCTCCGGGGTGGCCGGGGTGCCGGCGAGCGCGGCGTCCTTGGGCGCGCGGTCGCCGGTCCACAGCCGGGGCGTGACCCCGCGCTCGGCGTCGAACTCGGCGTCCACCTCGTCGCGGACGGAGGTGTCGGAGGTGTCCTGCGCCTTCTCGGCGGGGCGGGTGTGGCCGGGCGAGACGCCGCCCAGCTCGTCGGGGTCGGTCAGCAGGCGCCGGTAGAGGGCGGAGCGCTTCTGGAGCTCCTCGTGCGTACCGAGGTCGGCGAGGCGGCCCCGGTCGAGGACGGCGATGCGGTCGGCGAGGCCGAGGGTGGAGCGGCGGTGGGCGATGAGGAGCGTGGTGCGGCCTCGCATGACCTCCCTGAGCGCCTCGTGGATCTCGTGCTCCACGCGGGCGTCCACGGCGGACGTGGCGTCGTCCAGGACCAGCAGCCTGGGGTCGGTGAGGATCGCCCGGGCGAGCGCGACGCGCTGGCGCTGGCCGCCGGAGAGGGTCAGCCCGTGCTCGCCGACGGTCGTGCCGTACCCGTCGGGCAGCTCCGTGATGAACCCGTGGGCCTGCGCGGCCCGCGCGGCGGCCTCGATCTCCTCGTCGGTGGCGTCCGGGCGGCCGTACGCGATGTTGGCGCGCACGGTGTCGGAGAAGAGGAAGGAGTCCTCGGGCACCAGTCCGACGGCGGCCCGCAGCGAGTCGAGGGTCAGCTCGCGCACGTCGTGCCCGCCGACGAGGACGGCGCCGCGCGTCACGTCGTAGAAGCGCGGCAGGAGCAGCGAGACGGTGGACTTGCCGGAACCGGAGGAACCGACGACGGCGAGGGTCTCACCGGCGCGGATCTCGAAGGAGAGCCCGTCCAGGACGGGCCGCGGCTCCCCGTCGCCCGTGTCGTAGCCGAAGGCGACGTCGTCGAACTCGACGGTCGCGGGCGCGTCGGCGGGCAGCGTCCTGGTGCCGTCCTCGATGGCCGGCTCGGTGTCGATCAGCTCCAGGACGCGTTCGGTGCCGGCCCGGGCCTGCTGGCCGACGGTGAGCACCATGGCGAGCATCCGGACCGGGCCGACCAGCTGGGCGAGGTAGGTGGAGAAGGCGACGAAGGTGCCGAGGGTGATGTGCCCGCGTACGGCCAGCCAGCCGCCGAGGGCGAGCATGGCGACCTGCCCGAGCGCGGGCACCGCCTGGAGGGCCGGGGTGTAGGCGGCGTTCAGCCTGATCG is a genomic window containing:
- a CDS encoding glycoside hydrolase family 3 protein, encoding MHHSSTAGTGSTAQPSRRTVLTATAVVTAALAAGGGTAYADARKPDDAKLRALISRMTLEEKVGQLFVMRVYGHSATDPDQADIDANLKEIGVRTAAELVSEYRVGGIIYFAWAHNTRDPHQIADLSNGIQKASLEQPRGLPVLISTDQEHGIVARVGEPATLFPGAMAVGAGGSRSDARTLGRIAGAELNALGIRQDYSPVADVNVNPANPVIGVRSFGADPDAVAGLVAAEVTGYQRSGVAACAKHFPGHGDTATDSHTGFPVITHSREQWEELDAPPFRAAIAAGIDAIMTAHLMVPALDDSGDPATLSRPILTGILREELGFDGVVVTDSLGMQGVRTKYGDARVPVLALKAGVDQLLNPPDLPLAWNAVLTAVQDGELTEARLDESILRVLRLKAKLGLFRDAYTSRRDVDRTVGTRAHLAAADRIAERSTTLLVNEGRLLPLSRREHRRLLVVGADPASPSGTTGPPTGVLAGALTELGFTATALSTGTAPSAAVVDSAVAAARDADAVVVATYNVSAGSSQRTLVTRLLETGKPVVAVAVRNPYDVAQLPGVPAFLAAYSWTDVEVRAAARVIAGRVRPRGKLPVSVVRADDPDTVLLPLGHGLSYRS
- a CDS encoding S28 family serine protease produces the protein MRKALRWLLALVVLIGTVSTAGAATAAEPKAVDIKDRLLSIPGMSLIEEKPYTGYRFFVLNYTQPVDHRHPSKGTFQQRITVLHKDVNRPTVFYTGGYNVSTNPSRREPTQIVDGNQISMEYRYFTPSRPAPADWSKLDIWQAASDQHRIFKALKPLYEKNWISTGGSKGGMTATYYERFYPRDMDGVVAYVAPNDVVNKEDSAYDRFFARVGTEECRDKLNGVQREALVRRAPLEKKYAAYAAENGYTFDTIGNLDRAYEAVVLDYVWGFWQYSTLADCADIPADAKNATDEAIWDSVDTISGFSAYTDQGLETYTPYYYQAGTQMGAPTIHFPHIEKKYIRYGYQPPRNFVPRSIPMKFEPWAMRDVDTWVKHHARQMLFVYGENDPWGAERFRLGHGARDSYVMTAPGMNHGANVAGLVPDQKAYATARILDWAGVASAKVQENPSAARPLATFDARLDKRDVEREPALRP
- a CDS encoding ABC transporter ATP-binding protein, with the protein product MDAQRGWVRRLAGYAWRNPKDVVLALGASLGGMAVMAFVPLITKVIIDDVIGDKTRDMAVWAGLLIAAAVVVYVLTYIRRYYGGRLALDVQHDLRTDMYGTITRLDGRRQDELSTGQVVGRATSDLQLIQGLLFMLPMTIGNVLLFLISLVIMAWLSLPLTLVALAVAPALWFIARRSRTRLHPATWYAQAQAAAVAGVVDGSVSGVRVVKGFGQEEQETGKLREVGRKLFAGRLRTIRLNAAYTPALQAVPALGQVAMLALGGWLAVRGHITLGTFVAFSTYLAQLVGPVRMLAMVLTVGQQARAGTERVLELIDTEPAIEDGTRTLPADAPATVEFDDVAFGYDTGDGEPRPVLDGLSFEIRAGETLAVVGSSGSGKSTVSLLLPRFYDVTRGAVLVGGHDVRELTLDSLRAAVGLVPEDSFLFSDTVRANIAYGRPDATDEEIEAAARAAQAHGFITELPDGYGTTVGEHGLTLSGGQRQRVALARAILTDPRLLVLDDATSAVDARVEHEIHEALREVMRGRTTLLIAHRRSTLGLADRIAVLDRGRLADLGTHEELQKRSALYRRLLTDPDELGGVSPGHTRPAEKAQDTSDTSVRDEVDAEFDAERGVTPRLWTGDRAPKDAALAGTPATPELLAQVDALPPANGTPDIDEEQAVRPEASYGLRRLLRGFRAPLLISLALVAVDAGMGLLLPVLIRHGIDDGVTRAALGAVWASALLGLVAVLAQWTAQTGEIRMTGRTGERILYSLRLKIFAQLQRLGLDYYERELTGRIMTRMTTDVDALSTFLQTGLVTAFVSVVTFFGIMVALLVIDVQLALIVFATLPPLIIATYFFRKASVKAYELARERVSTVNADLQESVAGLRIVQAFRRERDGGRRFAERSDSYRQARIRGQWLISVYFPFVQLLSSAAAVAVLVVGGARIDDATLTTGALVAYLLYIDLFFAPVQQLSQVFDGYQQASVSLGRIQELLREPTSTKAPEKPRDVASLRGEIAFEDVHFKYGDDEEALTGIDLRVPAGQTVAFVGETGAGKSTLVKLVARFYDPTGGRVTVDGQDLRALDLTSYRHRLGVVPQEAYLFPGTVRDAIAYGRPDATDAQVEAAARAVGAHEMIATLTGGYLHEVAERGRNLSAGQRQLIALARAELVDPDVLLLDEATAALDLATEAQVNQATDRIAGRRTTLVVAHRLTTAARADRVVVMDGGRVAEDGTHDELLALDGRYARLWRTFVGAAEPEEPVGALH